One window of Streptomyces sp. SUK 48 genomic DNA carries:
- a CDS encoding proline--tRNA ligase produces MANAQVQRMSQLMVKTLRDDPADAEVLSHKLLVRAGYVRRTAAGIWSWLPLGKRVLANVERVVREEMDAIGAQEVLLPALLPREPYDATGRWDEYGQELFRLKDRKGGDYLLGPTHEEIFTLLVKDQCTSYKDLPVILYQIQSKFRDEARPRAGILRGREFLMKDSYSFDTADEGLAEAYARHREAYQRIFARLGLDYRIVAATAGAMGGSKSEEFLAPAEAGEDTFADCPNCDFAANTEAISYPLQPVDGSAVPALEEIPTPATPTIETLAASLGVQASDTLKNLLVKVDGEIVAVGVPGDREVDLGKVEEHFAPAAVEMVTEADFAGRPDLVRGYVGPQGLGEKVRYIADPRVAPGTAWITGANKADTHAKNVVAGRDFEVDEYVDVVVVQEGDPCPACGTGLKLDRAIEIGHIFQLGRKYADALKLDVLGQNGKPVRVTMGSYGIGVSRAVAALAEQTADEQGLCWPKEIAPADVHVVAAGKALQTELALDVAGKLAAAGVRVLVDDRAGVSPGVKFTDAELIGVPRILVAGRRSAEGILELKDRKTGEREEVSVEDAIARLTA; encoded by the coding sequence ATGGCCAACGCACAGGTCCAGCGCATGTCCCAGTTGATGGTGAAGACGCTGCGCGACGACCCGGCGGACGCCGAGGTCCTCAGCCACAAGCTCCTCGTCCGCGCCGGCTACGTCCGCCGCACCGCCGCCGGCATCTGGTCCTGGCTGCCCCTGGGCAAGAGGGTCCTCGCCAACGTGGAGCGCGTCGTACGCGAGGAGATGGACGCCATCGGCGCCCAGGAGGTGCTGCTCCCCGCTCTGCTGCCCCGCGAGCCCTACGACGCCACCGGCCGCTGGGACGAGTACGGCCAGGAGCTGTTCCGGCTCAAGGACCGCAAGGGCGGCGACTACCTCCTCGGCCCCACGCACGAGGAGATCTTCACCCTGCTGGTCAAGGACCAGTGCACGTCCTACAAGGACCTGCCGGTGATCCTCTACCAGATCCAGAGCAAGTTCCGTGACGAGGCCCGCCCCCGCGCCGGCATCCTGCGCGGCCGCGAGTTCCTGATGAAGGACTCGTACTCCTTCGACACCGCGGACGAGGGCCTCGCCGAGGCGTACGCCCGGCACCGCGAGGCGTACCAGCGGATCTTCGCGCGCCTCGGCCTGGACTACCGCATCGTCGCGGCCACCGCCGGTGCCATGGGCGGCTCGAAGTCGGAGGAGTTCCTGGCCCCCGCCGAGGCCGGCGAGGACACCTTCGCGGACTGCCCGAACTGCGACTTCGCCGCGAACACCGAGGCGATCAGCTACCCGCTCCAGCCCGTCGACGGCTCCGCCGTGCCCGCGCTGGAGGAGATCCCCACGCCCGCCACCCCGACCATCGAGACGCTGGCCGCTTCGCTCGGCGTCCAGGCGTCCGACACGCTGAAGAACCTGCTGGTCAAGGTGGACGGCGAGATCGTCGCCGTGGGCGTGCCCGGCGACCGCGAGGTGGACCTCGGCAAGGTCGAGGAGCACTTCGCGCCCGCCGCCGTCGAGATGGTCACCGAGGCGGACTTCGCGGGCCGCCCCGACCTGGTGCGCGGCTACGTCGGCCCGCAGGGCCTGGGCGAGAAGGTCAGGTACATCGCCGACCCCCGCGTCGCCCCCGGCACGGCCTGGATCACCGGCGCGAACAAGGCGGACACGCACGCCAAGAACGTCGTCGCGGGCCGTGACTTCGAGGTCGACGAGTACGTGGACGTCGTCGTGGTCCAGGAGGGCGACCCCTGCCCCGCGTGCGGCACCGGCCTGAAGCTGGACCGCGCCATCGAGATCGGCCACATCTTCCAGCTGGGCCGCAAGTACGCCGATGCCCTCAAGCTCGACGTCCTCGGCCAGAACGGCAAGCCCGTCCGCGTCACCATGGGCTCCTACGGCATCGGCGTCTCCCGCGCCGTCGCCGCGCTCGCCGAGCAGACCGCCGACGAGCAGGGCCTGTGCTGGCCCAAGGAGATCGCCCCGGCCGACGTGCACGTGGTCGCCGCCGGCAAGGCCCTCCAGACCGAGCTGGCCCTCGACGTCGCGGGCAAGCTGGCCGCCGCGGGCGTCCGCGTCCTGGTCGACGACCGCGCCGGTGTCTCCCCGGGCGTCAAGTTCACCGACGCCGAACTGATCGGCGTCCCCCGGATCCTCGTCGCGGGCCGCCGCTCGGCCGAGGGCATCCTGGAGCTGAAGGACCGCAAGACGGGCGAGCGCGAGGAAGTCTCCGTGGAGGACGCGATCGCGCGCCTGACCGCGTAG
- a CDS encoding GNAT family N-acetyltransferase — translation MDLAIGPLDLSARVDEALAVQAVAFGLGPEEVAVRRQIVQRHMQFPGARALGASAGGLLVGFVYGMPNSRTHWWSTVVEPYLRAAGNDAWLDDSFVITELHVHPDHQNRGIGRRLITRITDTATEPRSILSAIDIDSPARGLYHSLGYTDLARRVNFPSAQLPYAVMGAPLPLRRR, via the coding sequence ATGGATCTAGCGATCGGCCCCCTGGACCTGTCGGCCCGCGTGGACGAGGCCCTGGCGGTCCAAGCGGTGGCGTTCGGCCTCGGCCCGGAGGAAGTCGCCGTACGGCGTCAGATCGTCCAGCGTCACATGCAGTTCCCGGGCGCGCGGGCCCTCGGCGCGAGCGCCGGGGGACTCCTCGTCGGCTTCGTCTACGGCATGCCCAACTCCCGCACCCACTGGTGGTCGACGGTCGTCGAGCCGTACCTGCGCGCGGCCGGCAACGACGCCTGGCTGGACGACTCCTTCGTGATCACCGAGCTGCACGTCCACCCGGACCACCAGAACCGGGGCATCGGCCGCCGGCTGATCACCCGGATCACCGACACGGCCACCGAACCCCGCTCGATCCTCTCCGCGATCGACATCGACAGCCCCGCCCGGGGCCTCTACCACTCCCTCGGCTACACCGACCTGGCCCGCCGCGTGAACTTCCCGAGTGCGCAGCTCCCCTACGCCGTCATGGGCGCCCCGCTGCCGCTGCGCAGGCGATAG
- a CDS encoding GNAT family N-acetyltransferase, with amino-acid sequence MLTQTTSRVLDPSDLDAALAVLDREPVANAFVTARVQIAGLDPWRLGGEMWGWYEDGMLTSLCYAGANLVPICATERAVRGFADRARRAGRRCSSIVGPADATSALWRLLEPHWGPAREVRSQQPLMVTDRMPDDIAPDPYVRRVRKDEMETIMPACVAMFTEEVGVSPLGGDGGLLYQARVAELVGSGRSFARLDKDGKVVFKAEIGAATSQACQIQGVWVAPEQRGKGLAAPAMAAVLRYALADVAPVVSLYVNDFNTAARRTYRRVGFQEIGAFMSVLF; translated from the coding sequence TTGTTGACCCAGACCACCTCACGGGTGCTCGATCCGAGCGACCTCGATGCCGCGCTCGCCGTCCTGGACCGCGAGCCGGTCGCGAACGCCTTCGTGACCGCGCGCGTCCAGATCGCGGGGCTCGACCCCTGGCGCCTCGGCGGCGAGATGTGGGGCTGGTACGAGGACGGCATGCTCACGTCGCTGTGCTACGCGGGCGCCAACCTGGTCCCGATCTGCGCCACCGAACGCGCCGTACGCGGCTTCGCCGACCGGGCCCGGCGGGCCGGGCGGCGCTGCTCCTCCATCGTCGGCCCCGCCGACGCCACCTCCGCGCTGTGGCGGCTGCTGGAACCCCACTGGGGCCCCGCCCGCGAGGTCAGGTCCCAGCAGCCCCTGATGGTCACCGACCGGATGCCCGACGACATCGCCCCGGACCCGTACGTCCGCCGCGTCCGCAAGGACGAGATGGAGACGATCATGCCGGCGTGCGTGGCGATGTTCACCGAGGAGGTCGGGGTGTCGCCGCTGGGGGGCGACGGCGGGCTGCTCTATCAGGCCCGGGTCGCCGAACTCGTCGGCTCCGGGCGGTCCTTCGCCCGCCTGGACAAGGACGGCAAGGTCGTCTTCAAGGCGGAGATCGGCGCGGCGACCTCCCAGGCGTGCCAGATCCAGGGCGTGTGGGTGGCCCCCGAGCAGCGGGGCAAGGGCCTCGCCGCCCCGGCCATGGCGGCCGTCCTGCGCTACGCCCTGGCCGACGTGGCCCCCGTGGTCAGCCTGTACGTCAACGACTTCAACACCGCCGCGCGCCGCACCTACCGCAGGGTCGGCTTCCAGGAGATCGGCGCCTTCATGAGTGTGCTCTTCTGA
- a CDS encoding HYD1 signature containing ADP-ribosyltransferase family protein: MTVLALCAGLVQAGALPAVAAAGRRPTPQQTKPVPVERLRSHYPRPKKMPAFHPGKVSWPTGSATAASDRSAPVRAGSLPVWLGPATHRTRMKNATAGQQAPASVDVRVESRAAAKAAGVDGVVLGLSRTKDATRKADAGLTLDTSAFADAFGGDWASRLRLVSLPACALTTPAKAACRTQTPVASSDDAKAHKLTGDVTLAATTAVPAKAVDGAAAAKGTAAKPNALAGQATTLIAAVSTPAGGGGDFSATSLNPSSQWQAGGSSDAFTWAYPVSVPNVPGGLKPTVSLGYNSQSQDGLTSSTNNQASVIGDGFDYSPGFIERSYQSCDQNPAGTTKTDDNCWSDKNTLTMSLGGSASPLVKDDATGDWHPQNDAGERVQLKTGAPNGDNDGEYWVVTTDDGTQYYFGLAQLPGYASGNTATGSVWTEPVYATASGQPCYNATFANSWCQQAYRWNLDYVVDTHKDALSYWYAKDTAYYARNKGTKADTPYTRDGYLTKITYGQRDGSVYSTSPAAQVLFTVKGRCNTSTTGCDTSTLSSSTASNWPDVPYDLYCAQNATCSITSPTFWSEEELTGIQTQVLVGTTETNVDSFALTHTFPATGDATTPALWLSSITRTGQDTGGTGPTAPVSMPPLTLTGTPLSNRVDVTDGYPPITRQRLNTVVTETGEKIDVAYSSAACGTATPGDDSTNAKLCYPAYWVPTGQTAPVKDYFNKYIVTGVTQEDPTLKGADGKPLGVNDTIATHYTPVGTPAWHYDDNVLTPDKQRTWNQFRGFAGMKVTVGTAPDPVTETDYTYFRGMDGDTLPSGGTRSATATDSRGDPAVKDLNQYAGMPYETVQYDGSGSGKVVGDTVTDPWTSAARATQKLGGGLPDSQAFLTGQSKERVYTPLAGGSTRETETDYTHDDRGRITKTDDLGDVSTADDDQCATVTYDDNTGAWIFDKPDENVTVSVDCDKTPTVPDDVVSDTRTFYDGSTTLGAAPSAGDVTMTQNASSYTGSTPTYTTMSTVTKVDAYGRPLSTTDADNRTTTTAYTPATGAEPTQVKTIDPMSLATTTGFDPARGLTLQTTDPAGYVTKHQYDALGRTTADFKPGITSAYDKYSYAISNSAPSVVTTQTLDDDQSYRSSETIYDAMLREFETQSATMDGGVDVTDTVYNTDGLKAKVTDPYYAKLTLSPTPVLAQDGDVPSETGYLYDGAGRPTAAVSYKLGTETWRTTTGYGGDVTTTVPPKGATAQSVFTDARGNTSDLRQYHTGVTPDPTDTDTSDYSDTTYHYDPSGNRTEEKDAAGNAWSWTYDLLGNQVKAADPDTGTTDSTYDNAGQLLTVTDARGKQITYQYDLDGRKKATYDTTGGATPAAGNQTAAWTYDTLKKGLPTASTSYQKGTTSPAVTDTVLSYNTLGLPGTQRETLANLPANEAALEPSGGYVTTTGYTAVAGLESSRSYPAIGSLAGENVTYGYDKYGEPTSAAGAYGTGNNWTYVQAVGYDELGKPLQYTMGGGANSVYATLGYDQQTQRLTDTKTTDLASSTVIDDTGYSYGSSDPATGGVSAGAGLVTSATDKQNGGASTDTQCYTYDYATRLSQAWTATDQCAKTPSTGDTSTVGGPQPYWQSWTYDAAGDRKTQTDHDTAGNTADDTTTTYDYPAQGSDSDQPHTLTKTTATGPGATARTESLTYDDSGNEATVTSQAGTQTMTWDDQGDLASVSDTATGGTTSYLYDTDGNLVLRTDPGQATLFVDGDQIVENTSTQAISGTRYITLGGTTVAEHSSNGDIQYLIPDRQGTDTLAVDHLTYAVTRRAYLPFGQDRGTPPSNWPGDDGYIGGTPDTSTGLENLGAREYDPTTGRFISADPVLETTSPAQLGGYDYSGNDSVTNSDPTGQMLVDPQFGSFGNAHVLQDWMHDEGYTDSHGKSTQKYQNYLSDYNRDWDAYYYQATHPQPKPKKKSSGISWTSYLKKAANLAYDYSGAKDVVGCATNPTLSGCVKAGTLVLGFVATGGEDELEVAALEAAEDDGASVAERVGEACEEDEAGVPHSFIGTTPVLRADGHSEPIKDIKPGDKVEATDPQTGTTAVHTVERVIKTTTDRDFTNLTIRPTKPGKNQTGTHSATLTTTWHHPFWNATTGQWVEASHLTRGTHLRQPDGTYATVTNVRNYHSTAVTYDLTIAGLHTYYVLAGATPVLVHNCPAVSGDDAAPTVRMRHYTNSRGKNGILESGVIKASDQNKVFMVPAKGKLMSPRDAESTLGIGRGRGNNVLEFDAPADRIASRYNAKFGITEWVADGDLEVSNIQVRR; the protein is encoded by the coding sequence GTGACCGTCCTCGCCCTGTGCGCCGGACTGGTGCAGGCCGGCGCGCTGCCCGCGGTCGCGGCCGCGGGCAGGCGGCCGACCCCGCAGCAGACCAAGCCCGTGCCGGTCGAGCGGCTGCGCTCGCACTACCCGCGGCCGAAGAAGATGCCGGCCTTCCACCCCGGAAAGGTCTCCTGGCCCACCGGCTCCGCCACGGCCGCTTCGGACCGGTCGGCGCCCGTGCGCGCGGGCTCGCTCCCCGTCTGGCTGGGACCCGCGACCCACCGCACCCGGATGAAGAACGCCACGGCCGGACAGCAGGCTCCGGCGAGTGTCGATGTCCGGGTCGAGTCACGGGCTGCGGCGAAGGCCGCCGGGGTCGACGGCGTCGTCCTCGGCCTGAGCCGGACCAAGGACGCCACGCGGAAGGCCGATGCCGGACTGACCTTGGACACCAGCGCGTTCGCCGACGCCTTCGGCGGCGACTGGGCCTCCCGCCTCCGCCTCGTCTCGCTTCCCGCCTGCGCGCTGACCACGCCCGCGAAGGCGGCCTGCCGCACGCAGACCCCGGTCGCGTCCAGCGACGACGCCAAGGCGCACAAGCTCACCGGTGATGTCACCCTGGCGGCCACAACCGCCGTACCCGCGAAGGCAGTTGACGGAGCCGCCGCGGCGAAGGGCACCGCTGCCAAGCCCAACGCCCTGGCAGGGCAGGCGACCACCCTGATCGCCGCGGTCTCGACCCCCGCCGGTGGCGGCGGCGACTTCTCGGCGACCTCCCTCAACCCGTCCAGCCAGTGGCAGGCGGGTGGCAGTTCGGACGCCTTCACCTGGGCCTACCCGGTCTCCGTGCCGAACGTCCCCGGCGGCCTGAAGCCGACCGTCTCCCTCGGCTACAACTCGCAGTCCCAGGACGGCCTGACCTCCTCGACCAACAACCAGGCGTCGGTGATCGGCGACGGCTTCGACTACAGCCCGGGCTTCATCGAACGCTCTTACCAGTCCTGCGACCAGAACCCCGCCGGCACGACGAAGACCGACGACAACTGCTGGTCGGACAAGAACACGCTCACCATGTCCCTGGGCGGCTCGGCCTCCCCGCTCGTCAAGGACGACGCGACCGGTGACTGGCATCCGCAGAACGACGCCGGTGAACGCGTCCAGCTGAAGACCGGCGCGCCCAACGGCGACAACGACGGCGAGTACTGGGTCGTCACCACCGATGACGGCACGCAGTACTACTTCGGGCTCGCCCAGCTGCCCGGCTACGCCTCCGGGAACACCGCCACCGGCTCCGTATGGACCGAGCCGGTCTACGCCACGGCCTCGGGCCAGCCCTGCTACAACGCCACCTTCGCCAACTCCTGGTGCCAGCAGGCGTACCGGTGGAACCTCGACTACGTCGTCGACACCCACAAGGACGCCCTGTCCTACTGGTACGCCAAGGACACGGCCTACTACGCGCGGAACAAGGGGACCAAGGCCGACACCCCCTACACCCGCGACGGATACCTGACCAAGATCACTTACGGTCAGCGGGACGGCTCGGTCTACTCCACCTCGCCCGCCGCCCAGGTGCTGTTCACGGTGAAGGGGCGCTGCAACACCTCCACCACGGGTTGCGACACCTCCACCCTCTCCAGCTCGACGGCGAGCAACTGGCCGGACGTCCCCTACGACCTCTACTGCGCGCAGAACGCCACCTGCTCCATCACCTCGCCGACCTTCTGGTCGGAGGAGGAACTGACCGGCATCCAGACCCAGGTGCTCGTGGGGACCACGGAGACGAACGTCGACTCCTTCGCCCTGACGCACACCTTCCCCGCGACCGGGGACGCGACCACCCCCGCGCTGTGGCTGTCGTCGATCACCCGCACCGGCCAGGACACCGGCGGCACAGGGCCGACCGCACCGGTGAGCATGCCGCCCCTCACCCTCACCGGCACGCCGCTGTCCAACCGTGTCGACGTCACCGACGGCTACCCGCCCATCACCCGGCAGCGGCTGAACACCGTCGTCACCGAGACCGGCGAGAAGATCGACGTCGCCTACTCCTCGGCGGCCTGCGGCACGGCCACGCCCGGCGACGACAGCACCAACGCGAAGCTGTGCTATCCGGCCTACTGGGTCCCCACCGGGCAGACCGCCCCCGTCAAGGACTACTTCAACAAGTACATCGTCACGGGTGTCACCCAGGAGGACCCCACCCTCAAGGGCGCCGACGGCAAACCGCTCGGCGTCAACGACACCATCGCCACGCACTACACCCCGGTCGGGACGCCCGCCTGGCACTACGACGACAACGTGCTCACCCCGGACAAGCAGCGCACCTGGAACCAGTTCCGCGGCTTCGCCGGCATGAAGGTGACCGTCGGAACGGCGCCCGACCCGGTCACGGAGACCGACTACACCTACTTCCGCGGCATGGACGGCGACACCCTGCCCAGCGGCGGCACCCGCTCGGCCACGGCCACCGACAGCCGGGGCGATCCCGCGGTCAAGGACCTGAACCAGTACGCGGGCATGCCGTACGAGACCGTCCAGTACGACGGAAGCGGCAGCGGCAAGGTCGTCGGCGACACCGTCACCGACCCGTGGACCTCCGCCGCGCGGGCCACCCAGAAGCTCGGCGGCGGTCTCCCCGACAGCCAGGCGTTCCTCACCGGCCAGAGCAAGGAACGGGTCTACACCCCGCTCGCCGGCGGCTCCACCCGTGAGACCGAGACCGACTACACGCACGACGACCGGGGCCGCATCACCAAGACCGACGACCTCGGCGACGTCTCCACCGCCGACGACGACCAGTGCGCCACCGTCACCTACGACGACAACACCGGCGCCTGGATCTTCGACAAGCCGGACGAGAACGTCACCGTCTCGGTCGACTGCGACAAGACGCCCACCGTCCCCGACGACGTGGTCTCCGACACCCGCACCTTCTACGACGGCTCCACCACCCTCGGTGCGGCGCCGTCGGCGGGCGACGTCACGATGACGCAGAACGCGTCCTCGTACACCGGCAGCACGCCCACCTACACCACCATGTCGACGGTCACGAAGGTCGACGCGTACGGCCGGCCGCTGAGCACGACCGACGCGGACAACCGCACGACCACCACCGCGTACACCCCGGCCACGGGCGCCGAACCCACCCAGGTCAAGACGATCGACCCGATGAGCCTGGCCACCACGACCGGCTTCGACCCGGCCCGCGGCCTGACCCTCCAGACCACCGACCCGGCCGGCTACGTCACCAAGCACCAGTACGACGCCCTCGGCCGCACCACCGCCGACTTCAAGCCGGGCATCACGTCCGCCTACGACAAGTACAGCTACGCGATCTCGAACAGCGCACCCTCCGTGGTGACGACGCAGACCCTCGACGACGACCAGTCGTACCGCAGCAGCGAAACGATCTACGACGCGATGCTGCGGGAGTTCGAGACGCAGTCGGCGACGATGGACGGCGGGGTCGACGTCACCGACACCGTCTACAACACCGACGGCCTCAAGGCCAAGGTGACCGATCCCTACTACGCGAAGCTCACGCTCTCCCCGACGCCGGTCCTGGCCCAGGACGGTGACGTACCGTCCGAGACCGGCTACCTCTACGACGGCGCGGGGCGGCCGACCGCGGCGGTCTCCTACAAGCTGGGCACCGAGACCTGGCGCACGACCACCGGCTACGGCGGCGACGTCACGACGACCGTTCCGCCCAAGGGCGCCACCGCCCAGTCCGTGTTCACCGACGCTCGCGGCAACACCAGTGACCTGCGCCAGTACCACACGGGCGTCACCCCGGACCCGACGGACACCGACACGTCCGACTACTCCGACACGACCTACCACTACGACCCGAGCGGCAACCGGACCGAGGAGAAGGACGCGGCGGGCAACGCCTGGTCCTGGACCTACGACCTGCTCGGCAACCAGGTCAAGGCCGCCGACCCGGACACCGGCACCACCGACTCCACCTACGACAACGCCGGCCAGCTGCTCACGGTGACCGACGCCCGCGGCAAGCAGATCACCTATCAGTACGACCTCGACGGCCGGAAGAAGGCCACCTACGACACCACCGGCGGCGCTACGCCCGCCGCGGGCAACCAGACCGCCGCGTGGACGTACGACACCCTGAAGAAGGGCCTGCCGACGGCGTCCACGTCGTACCAGAAGGGCACCACCAGCCCCGCGGTCACCGACACCGTCCTCAGTTACAACACCCTGGGCCTGCCCGGCACCCAGCGCGAGACCCTCGCCAACCTGCCCGCGAACGAAGCGGCCCTGGAACCCTCCGGCGGATACGTCACCACCACCGGCTACACCGCCGTCGCGGGCCTGGAATCCTCCCGGAGCTACCCCGCCATCGGCTCCCTGGCCGGTGAGAACGTCACCTACGGCTACGACAAGTACGGCGAGCCGACCAGCGCCGCGGGCGCCTACGGCACGGGCAACAACTGGACCTACGTACAAGCGGTCGGCTACGACGAACTCGGCAAACCGCTTCAGTACACGATGGGCGGCGGCGCCAACTCCGTCTACGCGACCCTGGGTTACGACCAGCAGACCCAGCGGCTCACCGACACCAAGACGACCGACCTCGCCTCGTCGACGGTGATCGACGACACCGGCTACTCCTACGGCAGCAGCGATCCCGCCACCGGCGGTGTCTCGGCCGGCGCCGGACTGGTCACCTCCGCCACGGACAAGCAGAACGGCGGCGCGTCCACCGACACCCAGTGCTACACGTACGACTACGCCACCCGCCTCAGCCAGGCATGGACCGCCACCGACCAGTGCGCCAAGACCCCGAGCACGGGTGACACCTCCACCGTCGGCGGCCCCCAGCCCTACTGGCAGTCCTGGACCTACGACGCGGCCGGCGACCGCAAGACCCAGACCGACCACGACACCGCGGGCAACACCGCCGACGACACGACCACCACGTACGACTACCCGGCCCAGGGCTCGGACTCCGACCAGCCGCACACGCTGACCAAGACGACCGCGACCGGGCCCGGGGCGACGGCACGGACGGAGAGCCTGACCTACGACGACTCGGGCAACGAGGCCACCGTCACCAGCCAGGCCGGCACCCAGACCATGACCTGGGACGACCAGGGCGACCTCGCGTCCGTCTCCGACACCGCCACCGGCGGCACCACCAGCTACCTCTACGACACCGACGGCAACCTCGTCCTGCGCACCGACCCCGGACAGGCCACCCTCTTCGTCGACGGCGACCAGATCGTCGAGAACACCTCCACCCAGGCCATCAGCGGCACCCGCTACATCACCCTGGGCGGCACCACCGTCGCCGAGCACTCCAGCAACGGCGACATCCAGTACCTCATCCCGGACCGGCAGGGCACCGACACCCTCGCCGTCGACCACCTGACCTACGCGGTCACCCGCCGCGCCTACCTGCCCTTCGGCCAGGACCGCGGCACTCCGCCCTCGAACTGGCCCGGCGACGACGGTTACATCGGCGGCACCCCCGACACGTCGACCGGCCTGGAGAACCTCGGCGCCCGCGAGTACGACCCCACCACCGGCCGCTTCATCTCCGCCGACCCCGTCCTGGAGACCACGTCCCCCGCCCAGCTCGGCGGCTACGACTACTCCGGCAACGACTCCGTCACCAATTCCGACCCCACCGGCCAGATGCTCGTCGACCCGCAGTTCGGGTCGTTCGGCAACGCGCATGTGCTCCAGGACTGGATGCACGACGAGGGCTACACCGACAGCCACGGCAAATCCACGCAGAAGTACCAGAACTATCTCAGCGACTACAACCGGGACTGGGACGCCTACTACTACCAGGCAACGCACCCCCAGCCGAAGCCCAAGAAGAAGTCGTCCGGCATCAGTTGGACTTCCTATCTCAAGAAGGCCGCCAACCTCGCCTACGACTACTCGGGCGCGAAGGACGTAGTCGGCTGCGCCACGAACCCCACTCTCAGCGGATGTGTCAAGGCAGGAACACTCGTCCTCGGGTTCGTCGCCACCGGTGGTGAGGACGAACTCGAAGTAGCGGCGCTGGAAGCGGCTGAGGACGACGGGGCGTCCGTCGCCGAGAGAGTGGGGGAGGCGTGTGAGGAGGACGAGGCGGGGGTTCCCCACAGCTTCATCGGCACCACCCCCGTCCTGAGAGCCGACGGCCACAGCGAGCCCATCAAGGACATCAAGCCCGGAGACAAGGTCGAAGCCACCGACCCTCAAACTGGAACAACCGCGGTCCACACGGTCGAACGCGTCATCAAGACCACGACCGACCGCGACTTCACCAACCTCACGATCCGGCCCACCAAGCCCGGCAAGAACCAGACCGGGACACACAGCGCGACCCTCACCACCACCTGGCACCACCCCTTCTGGAACGCCACCACAGGCCAGTGGGTCGAAGCCTCCCACCTCACCCGGGGAACCCATCTCCGCCAACCCGACGGCACCTACGCCACCGTCACCAATGTCCGCAACTACCACAGCACCGCGGTCACCTACGACCTCACCATCGCCGGCCTGCATACGTACTATGTGCTGGCGGGGGCTACGCCGGTCCTGGTTCACAACTGTCCGGCCGTTTCCGGGGATGATGCGGCCCCCACTGTAAGGATGCGGCATTACACGAACTCTCGAGGCAAGAACGGAATCCTTGAAAGTGGGGTCATCAAGGCGAGTGATCAGAACAAGGTCTTCATGGTCCCGGCCAAGGGGAAACTGATGAGCCCTCGTGACGCTGAGAGTACGCTCGGGATAGGTCGTGGCCGGGGCAATAATGTCCTAGAGTTTGACGCGCCGGCGGACCGTATCGCTAGTCGATATAATGCAAAGTTCGGGATTACGGAATGGGTAGCCGACGGTGATCTGGAAGTATCGAATATTCAGGTTCGCAGATGA